The Candidatus Caldatribacterium sp. genomic interval GTCCTCAATGGACTCCTACGCCTTGGTTTCAACGAGGTATTCGAGGTCGCTCGGGGAGCAGAAATCCTCGCTGCGGAGATTGTTCGCTTTCTGCAGCGGAGAGACCTTGTGCTTCCGGTCATTTCCTCTGCCTGTCCTGCAGTGGTAAGACTTGTGGAGGTGAAATTTCCCTCCCTCCTTGATAACCTCCTCCCCCTCGATTCACCCCTTGGTGTAGCGGCAAAAATCGCCCGCCTTGGAGCTTTGAAAAAGGGGTACCGGCCGGAGGAGGTAGGGGTGTTTTTCATCACCCCTTGCCCGGCTAAGGTTACCGAAGCCCGCCAAAGTGGCAAAGGATTGGGACGGATCGACGGAGCCATTTCCATGGCCAGTATCTATGCCCGTCTTGTCAGTGAGCTCCACCTGGTGGAGGATATTCCAGACCTTCAGATTGCCGGGTTCAAGGGCATTGGCTGGGCTCGCTCGGGAGGAGAGCAGGAATCCCTTGGTGAGGGAGAGTACATGGCCGTTGATGGCATTCACAACGTCATCTCTGTTTTTGAAAAGATTGAAGTAGGGGAGCTGAAAGGCGTCGTGTACTGTGAGGCTCAAGCCTGTGTGGGAGGATGTGTTGGAGGGGTACTGGCGGTTCAAAATCCCTTCATCGCCAAAGTCAACGTAAACCACCTCATGAAAAAGTACAGCGTTTTCCGTCCCTGGAGCGAAGAGGAAATGGAGACGTGGCGGAGAGCTGGCGTCTTTGCCCGTGAGAGGGTTTACGAGGCAAAGGAAGTTATGAAGCTCGATCGGGACTTTCAGAAAGCGATGGAGAAGTACCAGAGAATAGAGCACCTTCTCGAACGTCTGCCGGGTCTTGATTGTGGTGCCTGTGGGTCTCCAACATG includes:
- a CDS encoding 4Fe-4S binding protein is translated as MEVFHSVFLDEEKCKGCTHCIRRCPTEAIRVKGGKARIDEERCTDCGECIRTCPNHAKYAQTDSLEALQEFRYTIALPAPAFYAQFKFTIPLGKVLNGLLRLGFNEVFEVARGAEILAAEIVRFLQRRDLVLPVISSACPAVVRLVEVKFPSLLDNLLPLDSPLGVAAKIARLGALKKGYRPEEVGVFFITPCPAKVTEARQSGKGLGRIDGAISMASIYARLVSELHLVEDIPDLQIAGFKGIGWARSGGEQESLGEGEYMAVDGIHNVISVFEKIEVGELKGVVYCEAQACVGGCVGGVLAVQNPFIAKVNVNHLMKKYSVFRPWSEEEMETWRRAGVFARERVYEAKEVMKLDRDFQKAMEKYQRIEHLLERLPGLDCGACGSPTCRALAEDVVQGKAEEIDCPFLLRDNMLELAKEIYALASKVPQTMSGKRREDIGGSNSGPCATS